One segment of Chionomys nivalis chromosome 3, mChiNiv1.1, whole genome shotgun sequence DNA contains the following:
- the Triap1 gene encoding TP53-regulated inhibitor of apoptosis 1 — protein MNSVGEACTDMKREYDQCFNRWFAEKFLKGDGSGDPCTDLFKRYQQCVQKAIKEKEIPIEGLEFMGHGKEKPENSS, from the exons ATGAACAGCGTCGGAGAGGCTTGTACTGATATGAAGCGCGAATACGACCAATGTTTCAATCGCTGGTTTGCCGAGAAGTTCCTCAAAGGGGACGGCTCCGGGGACCCGTGCACCGACCTCTTCAAACGCTACCAACAGTGTGTCCAG aAAGCAATAAAGGAGAAAGAGATTCCTATAGAAGGACTGGAGTTCATGGGCCATGGCAAAGAAAAGCCTGAAAACTCCTCTTGA
- the Gatc gene encoding glutamyl-tRNA(Gln) amidotransferase subunit C, mitochondrial, with translation MWARAVWVRFRAAPDRGRGFASKAGPQGKVQAAGQGTGTPSLAPQGSGRVSAEKIEHLERLALVNFGSREAVARLEKAVAFAEQLHAVDTDGVEPLESVLENRCLYLRPDTAAEGSCAEELLQNSRHVVEEYFVAPPGNIPLPDMVNRIPSPTAE, from the exons ATGTGGGCACGGGCGGTGTGGGTACGTTTTCGGGCTGCGCCGGATCGGGGCCGAGGCTTTGCTTCCAAAGCGGGCCCACAGGGAAAGGTCCAGGCGGCGGGGCAGGGGACCGGCACTCCATCCCTCGCCCCGCAGGGCAGTGGCCGCGTGTCCGCCGAGAAAATAGAGCATCTGGAGCGTCTGGCGCTGGTAAACTTCGGCAGCCGCGAGGCGGTGGCCCGGTTGGAGAAAGCCGTCGCCTTCGCTGAGCAGCTGCACGCCGTGGACACCGACGGGGTGGAGCCCCTGGAGTCAGTACTGGAGAACAG GTGTCTGTACCTGAGACCTGACACTGCAGCGGAAGGCAGCTGTGCTGAGGAACTCCTCCAGAACTCCAGGCACGTTGTGGAGGAGTACTTTGTGGCCCCCCCAG GTAATATTCCTTTGCCAGACATGGTAAACAGGATCCCTTCTCCCACAGCAGAGTAG